Proteins from one Hoplias malabaricus isolate fHopMal1 chromosome 2, fHopMal1.hap1, whole genome shotgun sequence genomic window:
- the LOC136687394 gene encoding NACHT, LRR and PYD domains-containing protein 3-like: protein MEEIQNFRSEGETFEIKEEDGPTPSHVSMKSDRSLDKGPDFSCGSMPSDTKSRRDDLLRDQSRCGCCQQLLSDPVPASCGCYFCRQCSSAPVEDHVCAVCKNKYITNPGLKRQIEVSMKEDCSQPADDILHRLSNRNKISLKNKYESFCEGFRTQENKTLLNRVYTQLYIIEGEREGVNEEHEVLQIENDLWKQQLPDLTVKCSEIFKPINCTMGEMVEERREHEYPQVEKVKTVMTKGIAGIGKTVSVQKFILDWAEGEANQDIEFMFVLSFRELNLIKDKQYSLHGLLCDLHPELRSLDTKEYDVCKTVFIFDGLDESRIPLKFSECEKVSDVTKASSVDVLITNLIKGALLPSAHIWITSRPAAANQIPSQYISRVTEILGFNDPQKEEYFRKRISDQHQADSVISHIKTTRSLHIMCHIPVFCWISATVLQRIMKQGTTEIPKTLTAMYSHFLCTQTIMRKEKYEEEDEGGTLQELLRSNRNMFLKLSELAFKQLMKGNVMFYEDDLRECGIDVTEASVYSGICTEIFREESVLYQRKVYCFVHLSFQEFLAAFYVFHCYVSKNMEELHLFGLLDNECSGSDSLEELLKVAVDKSLKSEKGQLDLFLRFLVGMSLDSNQQLLQDLLVYKNRRSESTEKTVLYIKCLIQTKNLTPEKSINLFLCLAEMNDQSLFTEIQEFLKSEKCCETPLTPGMCSLLAYILQISQVLDTLDLKMYNTSEEGYRRLVPAVSNCRKALLAGCYLITDTCETLCSALKSKQSTLNELDLSNNVLQDAGVEKLCAGMKSSHCQLEILRLAGCNITENSCEYLCSLNSLLKELDLSNNNLQDSGVKKLCVGLNSSHRKLEILSLAICNVGEKTCEYLGSALKQSNNLLKELDLSNNDLQDSGVEKLCEGLKSSHCELETLRLSGCVIRVGGCTSLASALSSNPSHLKELDLSYNHPGDTGIKLLSVKLEDPHCRLDTLCVEPALEIQIKLGLRKYACELTFDPNTVNTFVSLSEKNNTVIRMDEEQSYPDGPERFEGCPQVLCKESLTRRCYWETEWSGVSAIAMAYKGISRKKYSDDPNFGYNEKSWTLVCSDNSYYARHNKKNMAIPRPSSKSNRVGVYLDWPAGTLSFYSVCVDTNILTHLYTFISTFTEPLYAGIGFGKYAGSSVCIR from the exons GATCAAGGAAGAAGATGGTCCAACACCCAGCcatgtgtctatgaagagtgacaGGTCCTTGGATAAAGGTCCAGATTTCAGCTGTGGATCTATGCCATCGGACACAAA AAGTAGAAGGGATGATCTGCTCCGGGACCAGTCCAGGTGTGGGTGTTGTCAGCAGCTTCTGTCAGATCCAGTCCCTGCGTCCTGTGGGTGTTATTTCTGCAGACAGTGCAGTAGTGCCCCAGTGGAAGACCATGTTTGTGCAgtttgcaaaaataaatatataacaaatcCTGGTCTAAAACGACAAATTGAGGTGTCCATGAAAGAGGATTGCAGCCAACCAGCAGATGATATCCTGCACAGACTCTCAAATAGAAACAAAATTAGCTTGAAGAACAAGTACGAGAGCTTTTGTGAGGGATTCAGaacacaagaaaataaaacacttctAAACAGGGtttacactcagctctacatcatcgagggagagagggaaggagtgaATGAAGAACATGAAGTTTTACAGATTGAAAATGATCTCTGGAAACAACAGTTGCCAGATTTAACAGTTAAATGTTCAGAAATATTTAAACCTATAAATTGTACTATGGGGGAAATGGTAGAAGAAAGAAGAGAACATGAATATCCGCAAGTAGAAAAAGTCAAAACTGTAATGACTAAAGGCATCGCTGGCATtggaaaaactgtctctgtgcagaagttcattctggactgggctGAAGGAGAAGCCAATCAGGATATAGAGTTCATGTTTGTGCTTTCATTCCGAGAGCTGAACCTGATTAAAGACAAACAGTACAGTCTTCATGGACTTCTGTGTGACCTCCATCCTGAGCTCAGAAGTCTGGACACAAAGGAATATGACGTTTGTAAAACTGTGTTCATATTTGACGGCCTCGATGAAAGCAGAATTCCACTGAAGTTctcagagtgtgagaaagtgtcaGATGTGACCAAGGCGTCTTCAGTGGACGTGTTGATTACAAATCTCATCAAAGGAGccctgcttccctctgctcacaTCTGGATAACCTCCAgaccagcagcagccaatcagatcccctCTCAGTACATCAGCCGTGTGACAGAAATTCTGGGATTCAATGATCCACAGAAGGAGGAGTACTTCAGGAAAAGGATTAGTGACCAACACCAAGCCGACAGTGTCATCTCCCACATTAAGACAACGAGGAGTCTCCATATCATGTGCCACATtccagtcttctgctggatctcagcAACTGTGCTTCAGCGAATCATGAAACAAGGGACCACAGAAATCCCTAAAACTCTGACTGCAATGTACTCACACTTCCTGTGCACTCAGACAATAATGAGGAAGGAGAAGtatgaggaggaagatgagggAGGAACTCTGCAGGAACTCCTGAGATCCAACAGGAACATGTTTCTGAAACTGTCTGAACTGGctttcaaacagctgatgaagggcaatgtgatgttctatgaagacgacctgagagagtgtgggattgatgtcactgaggcctcagtgtaCTCTGGGATTTGCACAGAGATCTTTAGGGAGGAGTCTGTGCTTTACCAGAGGAAGGTTTACTGCTTTGTACATCTGAGTTTTCAGGAGTTCCTAGCTGCTTtctatgtgtttcactgctaCGTGAGCAAGAACATGGAAGAACTGCATCTTTTTGGCCTACTGGACAATGAGTGCTCTGGCAGTGATTCACTGGAAGAACTGCTGAAGGTAGCTGTGGATAAATCCTTAAAGAGTGAGAAAGGACAGCTGGATCTATTTCTCCGTTTCCTGGTGGGCATGTCACTGGACTCCAATCAGCAACTCTTGCAGGACCTACTGGTTTACAAAAACAGACGCTCAGAGAGTACTGAGAAAACAGTTCTGTACATCAAATGCCTAATACAAACAAAGAATCTGACTCCTGAAAAATCCATCAACCTGTTCCTCTGTCTTGCTGAAATGAACGATCAGTCTCTCTTCACAGAAATTCAGGAGTTTCTCAAATCAGAGAAATGCTGTGAGACACCACTTACTCCTGGAATGTGTTCACTACTAGCCTATATTCTTCAGATATCACAGGTGCTAGACACATTGGACTTGAAAATGTATAACACATCAGAGGAGGGCTATAGGAGACTGGTCCCAGCTGTGAGCAACTGCAGGAAGGCTCT GCTTGCTGGCTGTTATCTCATTACAGACACCTGTGAAacactctgctctgctctgaaatcaaagcagtcAACTCTGAatgagctggacctcagtaacaatgtcCTACAAGATGCAGGGGTAGAGAAACTCTGTGCTGGAATGAAGAGCTCACACTGTCAGCTGGAGATACTCAG ACTAGCTGGGTGTAATATCACTGAAAACTCTTGTGAATATCTGTGCTCTTTAAACTCCTTGCTAAAAGAGCTGGATCTCAGTAACAACAATCTGCAGGATTCTGGAGTGAAGAAGCTCTGTGTTGGACTGAACAGTTCACACCGTAAACTGGAGATACTCAG CCTTGCTATTTGTAATGTTGGGGAGAAAACTTGTGAATATCTGGGATCAGCTTTAAAACAGTCTAACAACCTTCtaaaagagctggacctcagtaacaatgacctgcaggattcaggagtggagaagctctgtgaaggactgaagagttcacactgTGAACTagagacactcag ATTATCTGGTTGTGTGATCCGAGTGGGAGGATGTACttctctggcttcagctctgagcTCAAACCCCTCACACCTGAAGGAACTGGATCTGAgctacaatcacccaggagacACAGGAATAAAGCTACTCTCTGTAAAACTGGAGGATCCACACTGCAGACTAGACACACTTTG CGTGGAGCCTGCATTGGAAATCCAAATCAAACTAGGACTGAGAAAAT ATGCCTGTGAGCTCACATTTGACccaaacacagtaaacacatttGTTTCCTTGTCtgagaaaaacaacacagtgaTACGTATGGACGAGGAACAGTCGTATCCTGATGGTCCAGAGAGATTTGAAGGTTGTCCACAGGTTCTGTGTAAAGAGAGTCTGACCAGACGCTGTTATTGGGAAACTGAGTGGAGTGGAGTCTCTGCTATAGCAATGGCATATAAAGGAATCAGCAGGAAAAAATATAGCGATGATCCTAACTTTGGATACAATGAAAAGTCCTGGACCCTTGTCTGTTCTGACAACAGTTACTATGCCAGGCACAATAAGAAAAACATGGCCATACCTAGGCCCTCCTCTAAATCAAACAGAGTAGGAGTGTATCTAGACTGGCCAGCAGGCACTCTCTCCTTCTACAGTGTTTGCGTTGACACAAACATcctcacacatttatacacatttatttccaCATTCACTGAACCCCTCTATGCAGGGATTGGGTTTGGGAAATATGCCGGCTCCTCAGTGTGTATCAGATAA